From a single Alkalihalophilus pseudofirmus genomic region:
- a CDS encoding endonuclease MutS2, whose protein sequence is MERVLRVLEYNKMKQQLQEHVASSLGKQLVHTLKPHVDLEDVARSQKETSEGATVLRLKGHVPLGGIFDVTAHAKRAQIGGALAAGELIEIASTIYGGRQLKKFIETMVEEEELELPHLYYYTQQIESLTDVERAVKQCIDDNGHVLDSASPALRTIRQQVRSYESSVRSKLESITRSSNTQKMLSDAIVTIRNDRFVIPVKQEYRSAFGGIVHDQSASGATLFIEPQAIVTINNQLREAKVKEAHEVERILAELSALISEHAEAILINLEQLAQLDFIFSKAHYAKRIKATAPLLNDRGYIHLKRARHPLLADEEVVPIDVILGDEYRSLIITGPNTGGKTVTLKTVGLLTLMAQSGLHVPVDEESEVAVFKQIFADIGDEQSIEQSLSTFSSHMTNIVDILGKVDFQSLVLFDELGAGTDPTEGAALAISILDDVYKRGACVVATTHYSELKGYAYNREGAMNASVEFDVETLRPTYRLLIGVPGRSNAFAISRRLGLDERIIESAKEQIDSETNQIENMIASLETSQKSAESEWAEASEIRKKAETLRNELMAQIEQLEEQKERVLKEAEDKAKAAVESAKEEAEFIIGELREMQKEGLNVKEHQLIDAKKHLEEAAPKLTAKQKKVKKEAARAKAKQTIKAGDDVKVLSFGQKGHVIEQVNEKEYNVQIGIMKMKVKADDLQLLDKPKQVEAKPLATVRGSEHHVKPELDLRGERYEDAMLKVEKYIDDALLAGYHQVSIIHGKGTGALRKGVKQLVSKHPRIKAARDGGMNEGGLGNTVIELK, encoded by the coding sequence ATGGAACGTGTATTAAGGGTATTAGAATACAACAAAATGAAGCAGCAGCTGCAAGAGCATGTGGCCTCTTCTTTAGGCAAGCAGCTTGTTCATACACTTAAGCCGCATGTGGACCTAGAAGACGTTGCACGCAGTCAAAAGGAAACGTCTGAGGGGGCTACTGTTTTAAGATTAAAAGGTCACGTGCCTCTAGGTGGTATTTTTGATGTGACTGCACATGCGAAGCGAGCGCAGATAGGCGGAGCATTGGCTGCTGGTGAATTAATTGAAATTGCGAGTACCATTTACGGAGGCAGACAATTAAAGAAATTCATTGAGACGATGGTCGAAGAAGAAGAACTTGAACTGCCTCATCTTTATTATTACACACAACAAATAGAGTCTTTAACGGATGTAGAGCGTGCGGTCAAACAATGCATTGATGATAATGGACATGTGCTGGATTCTGCAAGCCCGGCCCTTAGAACGATTCGACAACAAGTAAGAAGTTATGAGTCATCGGTCAGATCGAAGCTTGAAAGTATCACACGTTCTTCTAACACTCAGAAAATGCTCTCAGATGCGATTGTAACGATTAGAAATGACCGCTTTGTTATTCCAGTAAAACAAGAGTATCGCAGTGCTTTTGGCGGGATTGTACATGATCAATCTGCTTCCGGAGCAACCCTTTTTATCGAACCGCAGGCAATTGTTACTATTAACAATCAATTGCGTGAAGCAAAAGTAAAAGAAGCACATGAGGTTGAGCGGATTTTAGCAGAGCTGTCTGCCCTCATTTCAGAGCATGCAGAGGCAATTTTAATTAATCTTGAGCAATTAGCTCAGCTTGATTTTATCTTTTCAAAAGCTCATTATGCAAAACGAATTAAAGCAACAGCCCCGCTGCTTAATGATCGTGGCTACATTCATTTGAAAAGAGCAAGACACCCGCTGCTTGCTGATGAGGAAGTTGTTCCGATTGATGTGATCCTCGGAGACGAATACCGTTCATTAATTATTACAGGACCAAATACGGGCGGTAAAACGGTCACTTTAAAAACAGTAGGACTCTTAACATTAATGGCTCAATCAGGATTGCATGTACCGGTTGACGAGGAATCTGAAGTAGCCGTATTTAAGCAAATATTTGCTGATATCGGTGATGAGCAGTCAATTGAACAAAGTTTAAGTACGTTCTCAAGTCATATGACAAATATTGTGGACATTTTAGGTAAGGTTGACTTTCAAAGCCTGGTCTTATTTGATGAGCTTGGTGCAGGGACAGATCCGACAGAAGGTGCTGCACTAGCTATTTCTATCTTAGATGATGTGTATAAAAGAGGGGCATGTGTTGTTGCGACCACCCATTACAGTGAGTTAAAAGGCTATGCATATAACCGAGAAGGGGCAATGAATGCAAGTGTTGAATTTGATGTAGAAACACTGCGACCAACTTATCGTTTACTTATAGGAGTTCCTGGCCGCAGTAATGCCTTTGCCATTTCAAGACGGCTTGGCCTTGATGAGCGCATTATCGAATCAGCGAAAGAACAAATTGATAGTGAAACGAATCAAATTGAAAATATGATTGCCTCTTTAGAGACAAGCCAAAAATCTGCTGAATCTGAATGGGCAGAGGCAAGCGAGATCAGGAAAAAAGCTGAAACATTAAGAAATGAGTTAATGGCTCAAATAGAACAATTAGAAGAACAAAAGGAACGTGTCTTAAAAGAAGCCGAAGATAAAGCGAAAGCTGCAGTTGAGTCTGCTAAAGAAGAAGCCGAATTTATCATTGGTGAACTAAGAGAAATGCAAAAAGAAGGCCTGAATGTTAAGGAGCATCAATTAATTGATGCAAAAAAACATTTAGAAGAAGCAGCACCAAAACTGACGGCAAAGCAAAAGAAAGTGAAAAAGGAAGCTGCGAGAGCGAAAGCGAAGCAGACAATTAAAGCCGGCGACGATGTTAAAGTATTAAGCTTCGGGCAAAAAGGGCATGTCATTGAACAGGTCAATGAGAAAGAATATAACGTTCAAATCGGCATTATGAAGATGAAAGTCAAAGCAGATGACTTACAGCTCTTAGATAAACCAAAACAAGTAGAGGCAAAGCCTCTTGCTACTGTCAGAGGCAGCGAGCATCATGTGAAACCTGAACTTGATCTTCGCGGAGAGCGGTATGAGGATGCTATGTTAAAAGTAGAAAAATATATTGATGATGCGCTATTGGCTGGTTATCATCAAGTGTCAATTATTCATGGGAAAGGGACAGGTGCTCTCAGAAAAGGAGTTAAGCAATTAGTGAGTAAGCATCCAAGAATAAAAGCAGCTCGTGACGGCGGGATGAATGAAGGCGGTCTTGGCAATACGGTGATTGAATTAAAATAG
- a CDS encoding phospholipase D family protein: MASLKKRYVLIVILSILVIVTLYGIYRPLPEGVSYESDSYYVNNIDFLYDLTYQKDGLIQMEHEVFTAIEEAVSEAEEFIVFDMFLYNDFYDPELDFPPLSQHMTDVLIEKKQAEPDIEMLVLSDEINTTYGSHKSQHFEQLRDAGIDVVVVDVTQLRDSNPLYSGIWRTFIQWFGQSGSGWLPNAFSPEAPDVTLRSYLKLFNVKANHRKVVATEKTAIISSANPHDASAYHSNIAIQVDGPIIDELVYTENAASEFSDGPTIDVEARPAEEGKAEVRVITEGRIYERTLELIDEAESGDELWFAMFYLSDRDVINSLIDASNRGVQVRLVLDPNKDAFGQEKVGLPNRPVAAELLEEGPIEVRWYDTIGEQFHPKLMARKTEDQTTVIGGSANFTSRNLRDYNLETNLWVKAPNEQEFSQDITSYFERVWNNEQGHYTVPYEEYEDNTTWLTRFLYRMQKITGLTTY; the protein is encoded by the coding sequence GTGGCATCACTGAAAAAGCGTTATGTACTTATTGTAATATTATCTATTCTAGTTATCGTTACACTTTATGGGATCTACCGTCCGCTTCCTGAAGGGGTTTCTTATGAAAGTGATTCTTATTACGTGAATAATATAGATTTTTTATACGATTTAACGTATCAAAAGGATGGTCTCATCCAGATGGAGCATGAGGTTTTCACAGCAATTGAAGAGGCTGTAAGTGAAGCTGAAGAGTTTATCGTATTTGATATGTTTTTGTATAATGACTTTTATGACCCAGAGCTGGATTTCCCCCCTCTTAGCCAGCATATGACAGATGTATTAATTGAGAAAAAACAAGCAGAACCTGATATTGAAATGCTTGTTTTATCAGATGAAATTAATACAACGTATGGCTCGCATAAGTCACAGCATTTTGAGCAGCTGCGTGATGCAGGGATTGATGTGGTTGTTGTTGATGTAACGCAGCTGCGTGATTCAAACCCTTTATACTCGGGCATTTGGAGAACCTTTATACAATGGTTTGGTCAATCAGGCAGCGGCTGGCTTCCTAATGCCTTTAGTCCGGAAGCTCCAGACGTGACATTAAGATCTTATTTAAAACTATTTAATGTAAAAGCAAATCATCGTAAAGTAGTAGCAACAGAGAAAACAGCAATTATTTCTTCTGCAAATCCTCACGATGCCAGTGCTTATCATTCAAATATTGCTATTCAAGTAGATGGGCCGATTATTGATGAGCTTGTGTACACTGAAAATGCTGCAAGCGAATTTTCAGATGGTCCGACAATTGATGTTGAAGCTCGTCCGGCAGAAGAAGGGAAAGCAGAAGTTAGGGTGATTACGGAAGGCAGAATATATGAACGTACGTTAGAGTTAATAGATGAAGCAGAAAGCGGAGATGAGCTGTGGTTTGCAATGTTTTACCTATCTGACCGCGACGTTATTAACTCCCTCATTGATGCTTCAAACAGGGGTGTTCAAGTACGCTTAGTGCTAGACCCTAATAAAGATGCGTTTGGACAAGAAAAGGTGGGCTTGCCAAATCGTCCGGTAGCAGCGGAATTACTAGAAGAAGGTCCAATCGAGGTTAGATGGTACGATACGATTGGCGAACAATTTCATCCAAAATTAATGGCAAGAAAAACTGAAGATCAAACTACTGTTATTGGAGGATCAGCTAACTTTACAAGCCGTAACTTACGCGACTATAATTTAGAGACAAACCTATGGGTAAAGGCACCGAATGAGCAGGAATTCTCACAAGATATCACCAGCTATTTTGAGCGGGTTTGGAACAATGAACAAGGGCATTATACAGTGCCGTACGAAGAATATGAAGATAATACAACATGGCTGACGAGGTTCTTATACCGCATGCAAAAAATTACAGGCTTAACAACTTATTAA
- the pheT gene encoding phenylalanine--tRNA ligase subunit beta, with product MLVSYKWLQDYVKVDDVTPKEIAEKMTRGGIEIDFVHELNQGVRGVVVGYVRSCEQHPNADKLNVCQVDIGEEEPVQIVCGAKNIAAGQYVAVAKVGGVLPGNFKIKKAKLRGEASHGMICSLQELGIESKLVHKDFAEGIYVFKEEVEVGADALALLNLDDTVLELDLTPNRSDCLNMLGVAYEVAALYDREVELPAVSLQTNDEHASDYIDVNVENTDDNPYYGATIIKDVKVGPSPLWLQNRLTAAGIRPISNVVDITNYVLLEYGQPLHAFDYDKFGSKEVVVRRAREGEKMITLDEAERALSTDHLLITNGEKPMAIAGVMGGQTSEVSDETTTILLEAAYFNPAAVRKASRDLGLRSDSSARFEKGVDPSRVKAAGERAAALIAQLCDGTIVSGVVESDQLNREEVQVHLNLPRMNNRLGTDISKADVEGIFNRLQFTYEDQGETLVISAPTRRGDIQIEEDLFEEVARLYGYDTIPTTLPVGATTQGALTPYQAKRRRVRRYLESVGLTQAITYSLTSPKKAEGFAEESPAESAVRLAMPMSEDRSTMRTSLIPHLFDVLTYNLNRKNQDLHLYEVGSIFTSEEKVLTSQPVEREMVAAAFTGLWLEHPWQGEKKPVDFFVVKGVVEGLFAELGLEDQVNFKQAKRPKMHPGRTAVIMLNDVEAGFIGQVHPSTEKEEDLRETYVFQLDLEMLLNVDVEDVVYQGLPRFPSIQRDIALVVNSEVQAGEVEKVISQTGGSLLRSVQLFDLYQGEHMEEGKKSLAFSLTYLDPEKTLTDEDVTLVHEKVLEELQAQIGASLRS from the coding sequence ATGTTAGTTTCTTATAAATGGCTGCAAGATTACGTAAAAGTAGATGATGTGACACCAAAAGAAATCGCTGAAAAAATGACACGCGGCGGAATTGAAATTGATTTTGTTCATGAATTGAATCAAGGAGTGCGTGGTGTTGTCGTAGGGTATGTTCGTTCATGTGAACAGCACCCAAATGCAGATAAATTAAATGTCTGCCAAGTAGATATCGGAGAAGAGGAACCAGTTCAAATTGTCTGCGGTGCAAAGAATATAGCAGCAGGTCAATATGTAGCGGTAGCCAAAGTTGGGGGAGTACTTCCTGGCAACTTCAAAATTAAAAAGGCTAAACTTCGCGGTGAGGCTTCTCACGGTATGATTTGTTCACTTCAGGAACTAGGAATTGAGAGCAAACTTGTACATAAAGATTTTGCAGAAGGTATTTATGTATTCAAGGAAGAGGTTGAAGTAGGGGCAGATGCTCTTGCTCTCTTGAATTTAGATGATACAGTGTTAGAGCTTGATCTTACACCGAACCGTTCAGATTGTTTAAACATGTTAGGTGTCGCGTATGAGGTTGCTGCACTTTATGATCGTGAGGTAGAGTTACCTGCTGTTTCCCTGCAAACTAATGACGAGCATGCCTCAGATTACATTGATGTAAATGTGGAAAATACCGATGACAACCCTTATTACGGTGCAACGATTATAAAAGATGTAAAAGTAGGGCCATCCCCGTTATGGCTGCAAAACCGTCTGACAGCTGCTGGAATTCGTCCAATCAGCAATGTGGTTGATATTACTAACTATGTGCTGCTTGAATATGGTCAGCCGCTTCATGCCTTTGATTATGATAAGTTTGGATCAAAAGAAGTAGTGGTTCGCCGTGCCCGTGAAGGCGAGAAAATGATTACACTTGATGAGGCAGAACGAGCGCTTAGCACTGATCACCTTCTTATTACAAATGGAGAGAAACCGATGGCCATTGCTGGAGTTATGGGCGGTCAAACTTCAGAAGTAAGTGATGAAACGACTACCATTCTTCTTGAAGCAGCCTACTTTAATCCGGCTGCAGTGAGAAAAGCTTCTCGTGACCTTGGACTACGCAGTGATTCAAGTGCTCGCTTTGAAAAAGGCGTAGACCCGAGCCGTGTAAAAGCTGCCGGAGAACGCGCTGCAGCACTTATTGCACAACTATGCGATGGTACCATTGTATCTGGTGTGGTGGAGTCTGATCAATTAAACAGAGAAGAAGTACAAGTGCACCTTAACTTACCACGCATGAATAATCGTCTAGGTACAGACATCTCAAAAGCAGATGTGGAGGGTATTTTTAACCGTCTGCAGTTTACGTATGAGGATCAAGGAGAAACCCTTGTGATCAGTGCTCCGACTCGCCGTGGTGATATTCAGATTGAGGAAGATTTGTTTGAAGAAGTGGCAAGGTTGTACGGTTATGATACGATCCCAACGACATTGCCTGTAGGAGCAACGACTCAAGGAGCATTAACACCTTATCAAGCAAAACGCCGCCGCGTTCGCCGCTACCTTGAAAGTGTGGGTCTTACTCAAGCGATTACGTATTCATTAACAAGTCCTAAAAAAGCAGAGGGATTTGCAGAGGAGTCTCCGGCAGAATCGGCTGTACGTTTAGCGATGCCGATGAGTGAAGACCGCAGCACAATGCGCACAAGCTTAATCCCGCATTTATTTGATGTGTTAACCTATAATCTTAACCGTAAAAATCAAGATCTTCATTTGTATGAAGTTGGATCGATCTTCACAAGTGAGGAAAAGGTGCTGACAAGTCAGCCGGTAGAGCGAGAAATGGTAGCAGCAGCATTTACGGGGTTATGGCTTGAACATCCATGGCAAGGCGAGAAAAAGCCTGTAGATTTCTTTGTAGTAAAAGGAGTTGTAGAAGGATTATTTGCTGAATTGGGGTTAGAAGATCAGGTAAACTTCAAGCAAGCAAAGCGTCCTAAAATGCACCCAGGCCGTACGGCTGTGATCATGCTGAATGATGTAGAAGCAGGATTTATCGGTCAAGTCCACCCTTCTACTGAAAAAGAAGAGGACTTGCGTGAAACGTATGTCTTCCAGCTTGATTTAGAAATGTTATTAAACGTTGATGTTGAAGATGTGGTGTATCAAGGCCTGCCAAGATTCCCGTCCATCCAAAGAGATATTGCCCTTGTAGTAAACAGTGAAGTACAAGCAGGGGAAGTTGAAAAAGTGATCAGCCAAACTGGAGGATCTCTCTTGCGCTCTGTTCAGTTATTTGACCTTTATCAAGGTGAGCATATGGAAGAAGGCAAGAAATCATTAGCTTTCTCATTAACTTACTTAGATCCAGAAAAAACGCTGACGGATGAAGATGTTACTCTTGTCCATGAAAAAGTGCTGGAGGAACTGCAAGCACAAATCGGAGCTTCTTTAAGATCTTAA
- a CDS encoding CvpA family protein, with protein MLSFLILLLLLMSFFIGRRRGLILQLIHLVGFIVSLYVAYTYYQEVASYIQLWIPYPQFSQDSTVGMIISSFNGESVYYSGIAFAILFFGTKILLHIVGSMIDFVAHLPILRSINRLLGSIFCFVETYLILFILLYVAALLPVDLIQDQLQRSIVAQTMMNYTPFLSDWIRDLWIRNDLGA; from the coding sequence ATGTTGAGCTTTCTTATCCTTCTACTCTTATTAATGAGTTTCTTTATAGGACGTAGACGTGGACTTATTTTGCAGCTGATTCATCTAGTTGGATTTATAGTATCCTTGTATGTGGCTTATACTTACTATCAAGAGGTCGCATCCTATATCCAGCTCTGGATTCCATATCCTCAATTTTCACAAGACAGCACTGTAGGAATGATTATTAGTTCCTTTAATGGCGAGAGCGTGTATTACTCTGGGATTGCTTTTGCTATTCTATTCTTTGGAACAAAAATTCTACTTCATATTGTAGGGTCAATGATAGATTTTGTAGCACATCTACCAATCTTAAGATCAATTAATCGTTTACTAGGAAGCATTTTTTGTTTTGTAGAAACCTACTTAATTCTATTTATTCTGCTGTATGTGGCGGCATTGCTGCCGGTTGATCTTATTCAAGATCAACTGCAGCGCTCGATTGTTGCTCAAACAATGATGAATTACACGCCGTTTTTATCTGATTGGATCCGTGACTTATGGATTCGAAATGATTTAGGGGCATAA
- the polX gene encoding DNA polymerase/3'-5' exonuclease PolX yields MNKKEVIKTLETIAIYLEIKGENPFKISAYRKAAQALETDERTLSQIEDPVKLNGIGKGTAEVINELKDTGESTLLKELSEDVPAGLIPLLKVQGLGGKKIGKLYQELGVVDAVTLKQACEDKKVQALAGFGKKTEEKILVALEEAMTRPERLALPLVLPVAVWVEGQLAQMSDIEKYSRAGSLRRLRETVKDLDFIIATNNPAKVREQLVSLEGAGKVIANGDTKVSLEIEQEFPISVDFRLVKPEEFATTLHHFTGSKNHNVKMRQLAKKRGEKISEYGVENSETGEVKTFEDEEAFFAHFGLAYIPPEAREDQGEVEYYESEKEYVDLEHIHGDLHMHTTWSDGANSIEEMVKAAQARGYDYIAITDHSKYLKVANGLTVKRLKEQHEKIRELNQQYDDFTIFTGIEMDILPDGTLDYDDSILSEVDFVIASIHSSFSQKQEVIMDRLKTALTNHHVDLIAHPTGRVLGRRKGYDVDLEALIQLAKETNTALELNANPNRLDLAAEWLKKAAEAGVVLSVNTDAHHIDGLTDMKYGVAQARRAMLKKEQVLNMWGVKEVRAFLNRHDN; encoded by the coding sequence TTGAACAAAAAAGAGGTTATTAAAACACTGGAGACCATTGCGATTTATTTGGAAATTAAAGGGGAAAACCCGTTTAAGATATCTGCCTATAGAAAAGCAGCTCAAGCTCTTGAAACTGATGAGCGGACACTTAGTCAAATTGAAGATCCTGTAAAGTTAAACGGTATTGGAAAAGGGACTGCCGAAGTCATTAATGAGCTTAAGGATACAGGAGAGTCCACATTATTAAAAGAGCTAAGTGAAGATGTCCCGGCAGGTTTAATTCCATTGCTAAAAGTTCAAGGGCTGGGCGGTAAAAAGATCGGCAAGCTCTATCAAGAGCTGGGGGTTGTAGATGCCGTCACATTAAAGCAAGCGTGTGAAGATAAAAAAGTACAAGCTTTAGCTGGGTTCGGCAAAAAGACGGAAGAGAAAATTTTGGTAGCGCTTGAAGAGGCTATGACAAGACCGGAACGACTGGCTCTTCCTTTAGTATTGCCGGTTGCTGTATGGGTTGAAGGGCAGCTTGCGCAAATGTCAGATATTGAAAAGTATTCTAGAGCCGGCAGCTTACGCAGGCTTCGCGAAACGGTGAAAGATCTTGATTTCATCATTGCAACTAATAACCCTGCTAAAGTAAGAGAGCAGTTAGTGTCACTTGAAGGAGCGGGGAAAGTGATTGCAAACGGCGACACCAAGGTCTCGTTAGAAATCGAACAAGAATTCCCGATCTCAGTTGATTTCAGATTAGTGAAGCCAGAGGAATTTGCTACGACGCTTCATCATTTTACTGGCTCAAAAAATCATAATGTGAAAATGCGTCAGCTTGCAAAAAAACGAGGCGAAAAGATTAGTGAATACGGGGTAGAAAATAGTGAAACGGGTGAAGTGAAGACATTTGAAGATGAAGAAGCTTTTTTTGCCCATTTCGGTCTAGCCTACATCCCGCCGGAAGCTAGAGAAGACCAAGGTGAGGTTGAGTATTACGAGTCGGAGAAAGAGTATGTCGATTTAGAGCATATCCACGGAGATCTCCATATGCATACGACGTGGAGTGACGGAGCCAATTCAATTGAAGAAATGGTAAAAGCAGCTCAAGCTAGAGGGTATGATTATATTGCAATTACAGATCACTCAAAGTATTTAAAGGTGGCAAATGGGTTAACCGTAAAACGCCTTAAAGAGCAGCATGAAAAGATTCGTGAACTGAATCAGCAATACGATGATTTTACGATTTTCACCGGTATTGAAATGGATATTCTGCCTGATGGAACGCTTGACTATGATGATTCTATTTTATCAGAAGTAGATTTTGTGATTGCCTCGATCCACTCTTCTTTTTCACAAAAACAAGAGGTGATTATGGATCGGTTGAAAACGGCTTTAACGAATCATCATGTGGATTTAATTGCCCATCCGACCGGTAGAGTACTTGGCAGACGTAAGGGCTATGATGTTGATCTAGAAGCTCTCATTCAATTAGCAAAAGAAACGAATACGGCTCTTGAGCTGAATGCAAATCCGAACCGTCTTGATTTAGCGGCCGAATGGCTCAAAAAAGCTGCTGAAGCAGGAGTTGTTCTTTCAGTAAATACAGATGCTCATCATATAGATGGGTTAACTGATATGAAATATGGTGTGGCGCAAGCAAGAAGAGCTATGCTGAAAAAAGAACAAGTACTTAATATGTGGGGCGTAAAAGAAGTGAGGGCATTTTTAAATCGCCATGACAACTAA
- a CDS encoding DUF350 domain-containing protein produces the protein MESFFELELIKTAAYYSVSLLALIVFLAVFETVTKYKNWDEIKNGNIAVALATGGKIFGVANIFRHSIEHSDSLLMMLGWGVLGFALLLFSYFIFEFLTPSFKVDEEIARDNRAVGFIAMVISIGLSYVIGASIISRS, from the coding sequence ATGGAGTCTTTTTTCGAGCTTGAATTAATCAAGACTGCGGCATATTACAGTGTTTCCTTGCTAGCGCTAATCGTCTTTTTAGCTGTATTTGAAACGGTAACGAAATACAAAAACTGGGATGAAATCAAAAATGGCAACATTGCAGTGGCACTTGCAACTGGAGGAAAGATCTTTGGTGTAGCCAACATCTTTAGGCACTCCATTGAACACTCCGACTCACTTTTAATGATGCTAGGATGGGGAGTACTTGGCTTTGCGCTGTTGCTTTTTAGTTATTTTATATTTGAATTCTTAACGCCAAGCTTCAAAGTGGATGAAGAGATTGCTCGCGATAACCGTGCTGTTGGCTTTATCGCGATGGTGATTTCAATTGGTCTGTCTTATGTCATAGGAGCGAGCATTATAAGCAGAAGTTAA
- a CDS encoding long-chain-fatty-acid--CoA ligase, which produces MTHEDKVWLKHYPKEIPHTIPYEDNTLHDYLKQAASKYASTSALHFLGKELTYEELYNQAKQFANQLQSLGIQKGDRVAIMLANCPQSVISYYGALMIGAIVVQTNPLYVERELEHQLVDSGAKVIICLDLVFPRVQAVRSKTSLEHVIVTSIKDYLPFPKNLLYPLVQKKKMGIKVEVVYDDKTLAFKNFLNQGSTKEVNVEVDPTVDLALLQYTGGTTGPAKGVMLTHANLVINTSQCMAWMYKMRPGNERMLAALPFFHVYGMTVIMNFSIMGGLTTVILPKFEVKDVLKTIEKQKVTLFPGAPTMYVALINDPDIQEYDLSSIETCLSGAAPLPLEVQQKFEQLSGGKLVEGYGLTETSPVAISNLIWGERKTGSIGLPWPDTDAAIISAETGEKADFGEVGEIAIRGPQVMKGYWNRPEETAKVFKDDWFLTGDMGYMDEEGYFYIVDRKKDMIIAGGFNIYPREIEEVLYEHDAIQEAVIIGAPDEYRGETVKAFIVLKQGKSVTEEELDQYCRKHLAAFKVPKVYEFREELPKTLVGKILRRVLVEEENKKHEAKKASSE; this is translated from the coding sequence ATGACGCATGAAGATAAGGTTTGGCTCAAGCACTACCCAAAGGAGATTCCTCATACGATTCCATATGAGGACAATACGCTTCATGACTACCTAAAGCAAGCTGCAAGTAAGTATGCTAGTACATCAGCATTGCATTTCCTTGGAAAAGAGTTAACGTATGAAGAGCTTTACAATCAAGCTAAACAGTTTGCAAATCAGCTTCAGTCTCTAGGGATTCAAAAAGGAGACCGTGTCGCGATTATGCTTGCAAACTGTCCCCAATCGGTTATCAGCTATTACGGGGCTTTAATGATTGGCGCCATTGTAGTGCAGACGAACCCTTTATATGTTGAAAGGGAACTTGAGCATCAACTGGTTGACTCAGGTGCAAAAGTAATTATTTGTCTTGATTTAGTATTTCCAAGAGTGCAGGCCGTTCGCAGTAAAACCAGCTTAGAACATGTCATCGTAACGAGCATTAAAGATTACTTACCATTTCCGAAAAATCTCTTGTATCCACTCGTGCAAAAAAAGAAAATGGGTATTAAAGTTGAAGTTGTGTACGACGATAAGACGCTTGCTTTTAAAAATTTCTTAAACCAAGGGTCTACAAAAGAGGTAAATGTCGAAGTGGATCCTACCGTTGATTTGGCGTTATTACAATACACAGGAGGTACAACCGGCCCTGCTAAAGGTGTAATGCTGACACATGCAAACCTCGTCATTAATACATCTCAATGTATGGCGTGGATGTATAAGATGCGCCCTGGCAATGAAAGAATGCTTGCAGCTTTGCCGTTCTTCCACGTGTATGGTATGACGGTCATCATGAACTTCTCAATTATGGGAGGGTTAACAACTGTTATCCTGCCGAAGTTTGAAGTGAAAGATGTACTAAAAACAATCGAAAAGCAAAAGGTTACGTTATTTCCAGGTGCTCCTACCATGTATGTGGCACTCATTAATGACCCTGATATACAGGAATATGACCTTTCATCGATCGAAACATGCTTAAGTGGAGCAGCTCCTCTGCCGCTTGAAGTTCAACAAAAATTTGAGCAGCTCTCAGGTGGTAAACTCGTAGAAGGATATGGGTTAACTGAAACCTCTCCAGTTGCTATTTCTAATTTAATTTGGGGAGAGAGGAAAACAGGAAGTATCGGTCTGCCGTGGCCGGATACCGATGCTGCAATTATTTCTGCTGAAACAGGCGAAAAAGCTGATTTTGGAGAAGTTGGTGAAATTGCCATCCGCGGTCCTCAAGTGATGAAAGGGTACTGGAACAGGCCTGAGGAAACTGCTAAAGTGTTTAAAGATGATTGGTTCTTAACCGGTGATATGGGTTATATGGATGAGGAAGGCTATTTCTACATTGTTGATCGTAAAAAAGATATGATCATTGCAGGCGGCTTTAATATTTACCCACGGGAAATTGAAGAAGTGCTTTATGAGCACGATGCGATTCAAGAAGCTGTCATTATCGGGGCTCCTGATGAGTATCGCGGGGAAACCGTCAAAGCATTTATTGTATTAAAGCAAGGGAAATCTGTCACAGAAGAAGAACTTG